Proteins from a single region of Halostella litorea:
- a CDS encoding ArdC-like ssDNA-binding domain-containing protein, with the protein MATTRDSSVSFDQTDTRSDEMNSTIEQWIDDLVAGVDDAQASAEFQEWLDVQSRFHDYSYRNTLLIKRQCPEATRVAGYRTWQEEFDRHVTEGESAIWIWAPIITKQCPECENSPSYHEDSDCDYDETPPEEWSEGLVGFKPAPVFDVSQTEGEPLPDLDTEATGDAGDLVEQLTAAADELGVTVRIVPDEDWTHGEAKGICEQLSLVDVQPLVEVRDRENEADLARTLIHEYAHALLHFDVDDDTERAKREVEAEAVAYVVGRYCGLDTSGSAFYLAAWESDDPEVVRERLGRISRTAEELIDVLEE; encoded by the coding sequence ATGGCTACGACCAGAGACTCGTCGGTCTCCTTCGACCAGACCGACACGCGATCAGACGAGATGAACAGTACGATCGAACAGTGGATCGACGACCTCGTCGCCGGCGTCGACGACGCGCAGGCCAGCGCGGAGTTCCAGGAGTGGCTGGACGTCCAGAGTCGCTTCCACGACTACTCGTATCGGAACACGCTCCTCATCAAGCGGCAGTGTCCCGAGGCAACCCGCGTGGCTGGCTACCGGACGTGGCAGGAGGAGTTCGACCGTCACGTCACGGAGGGTGAGTCGGCCATCTGGATCTGGGCGCCAATCATCACGAAGCAGTGCCCGGAGTGCGAGAACTCGCCGAGCTACCACGAGGACAGCGACTGTGACTACGACGAGACGCCGCCCGAGGAGTGGTCCGAGGGCCTGGTCGGGTTCAAGCCCGCGCCGGTGTTCGACGTCTCCCAGACCGAGGGCGAGCCGCTTCCCGACCTAGACACGGAAGCGACCGGCGACGCCGGTGACCTCGTCGAACAGCTAACTGCCGCCGCTGATGAGCTCGGCGTGACAGTGCGAATCGTTCCCGACGAAGACTGGACCCACGGCGAGGCGAAGGGCATCTGCGAGCAGCTGAGCCTCGTCGACGTCCAACCGCTCGTCGAGGTGCGCGATCGGGAGAACGAGGCCGACCTTGCGCGGACGCTGATTCACGAGTATGCCCACGCCCTGCTCCACTTCGACGTCGACGACGACACCGAACGGGCAAAACGCGAGGTCGAGGCTGAAGCCGTCGCGTACGTTGTCGGTCGCTACTGCGGGCTCGACACTAGCGGGTCAGCGTTCTACCTCGCTGCGTGGGAGTCGGACGATCCCGAGGTCGTTCGCGAGCGCCTCGGCCGGATTAGTCGAACGGCAGAAGAACTCATCGACGTTCTCGAGGAATAA
- a CDS encoding homing endonuclease associated repeat-containing protein, whose translation MGKKLYSDDELLNRLQKFAEELGRPPSQSEMDDSGPHASKTYGNRFESWNNALEAAGLQTGTNDPDGRPSTSEEDLLTDLKSVADIVGGTPSEREYSAHGKYSVKTYCKRFGGWNAALRAADFEPNVEMNLSEERLITALQGFAEKLGRPPTTDEMDRSGPYTSDSYKRAFGTWNRALRQAELEVHSVWDVSEEDLISELNRLAEELGHVPRKDEMRNQGKWSAAVYQERFGSWNEALRAAGFEPNERWRIPREELLAELRAVANELGHPPTTTEMNEHGKFTIDPYQREFGTWRTALQAADPDYLENYRQSDTEIVPFGSNWPQIREEIITRDNESCLRCGMGREAHREKFGRDLPVHHRIPRRRFYNDPDQSVDDADVPSNLLTLCIPCHRRLERLPVQPVVD comes from the coding sequence ATGGGCAAGAAGCTGTACTCAGACGATGAACTCCTCAATCGGCTCCAGAAGTTCGCTGAGGAACTCGGTCGTCCCCCATCGCAGAGTGAGATGGACGATTCAGGACCTCATGCTTCGAAGACGTACGGGAATCGGTTCGAGTCGTGGAATAACGCACTCGAGGCTGCCGGACTTCAAACCGGAACGAATGATCCAGACGGACGACCATCGACGTCCGAAGAGGACCTCCTTACTGATCTCAAATCGGTTGCCGACATCGTGGGAGGAACCCCGTCAGAGCGTGAATACAGTGCTCACGGAAAGTATTCGGTGAAGACATACTGCAAGCGATTTGGAGGATGGAATGCAGCACTACGGGCGGCCGATTTTGAGCCGAACGTTGAAATGAATCTCTCCGAAGAGAGACTCATTACTGCCTTACAGGGGTTCGCTGAGAAACTGGGTCGACCGCCCACAACAGATGAAATGGACCGGAGTGGCCCCTACACCTCGGATTCGTACAAGCGAGCGTTTGGAACCTGGAATCGTGCTCTTCGACAGGCTGAGTTGGAAGTCCACTCCGTATGGGATGTGAGCGAGGAGGATCTGATATCCGAACTCAACCGTCTCGCCGAAGAGCTAGGCCATGTCCCTCGGAAGGATGAAATGCGAAACCAAGGGAAATGGAGTGCAGCAGTCTATCAGGAGCGATTCGGTTCGTGGAATGAAGCTCTCCGAGCTGCCGGCTTCGAGCCGAATGAGCGGTGGCGAATTCCACGGGAGGAGTTATTAGCCGAACTGCGGGCTGTTGCGAATGAGCTGGGCCACCCACCGACAACAACGGAAATGAACGAACACGGGAAGTTTACCATCGATCCGTATCAGCGTGAATTCGGAACGTGGCGAACGGCCCTTCAAGCGGCCGACCCGGACTATCTAGAAAACTACCGTCAGTCAGATACTGAGATAGTTCCGTTTGGCTCGAACTGGCCACAGATTCGTGAGGAGATCATCACCCGTGACAACGAGTCCTGCCTGCGCTGCGGTATGGGCCGTGAAGCTCACCGCGAGAAATTCGGTCGTGATCTCCCGGTTCACCACCGGATTCCTCGACGCCGGTTCTACAACGACCCAGACCAGTCGGTCGACGATGCAGATGTACCGAGTAACCTGCTGACTCTCTGTATCCCGTGCCATCGCCGACTCGAACGGCTGCCAGTCCAACCAGTAGTTGACTAA